The genomic stretch GCTGTGTCACCTCACCATGAGAGCTATCCAGGATGGATTCCGGAGAAGCCAAACTAATAGTGACTCTGGAAAAGTCGTTGTTTAGTTTTTTATTTTTTCTGAACGCCATAATTTGTTTTGTGCTTATGTGAAGGGCCTTGCGGCCCAATAAGATCTAATTTAGTCGAGTGTGATTTCTAGTGCCAAACCTCTTAGTTCATGAACCAATACATTAAAGGATTCAGGAATATTTGGTTTTGGAAGGTTTTCACCTTTTACTATGGACTCGTAAGCCTTGGCTCTACCAATCACATCATCAGACTTCACGGTAAGAATTTCTTGTAGCACATGGGAAGCACCGAAGGCCTCCAATGCCCAAACCTCCATCTCTCCAAAACGCTGACCACCAAACTGGGCCTTACCACCAAGTGGCTGTTGCGTGATGAGGGAGTATGGACCAATCGATCTTGCGTGCATCTTATCATCTACCAAGTGACCCAGCTTCAGCATATAAGCGATACCTACGGTCACCGGCTGATCAAACTGCTTTCCTGTCAGACCATCATATAGATACGTCCTTCCGAAGGAAGGCAAACCTGCCAGATCCAGTTCTGCAGCTACTTCTTCAGTGGTAGCACCATCAAAGATTGGTGTTGCATATTTCTTGTTCAGTTTCTGTCCGGCCCAAGCAAGCACCGTCTCAAATATCTGCCCAATGTTCATACGGGAAGGTACACCCAGCGGATTTAGCACGATGTCCATTGGCGTTCCGTCTTCCAGGAACGGCATATCTTCATCACGCACGATTTTCGCCACAATACCTTTATTACCGTGACGACCCGCCATCTTATCACCTACTTTTAGCTTACGCTTCTTAGCCACGTAAACTTTGGCAAGTCTGACGATTCCGGCAGGAAGTTCATCACCTACTTCCAGGGTAAACCTGTCTCGCTTAAACCTACCAGAGATTTCATTTCTGGTATTGGTATAGTTTTTCACCAATTGCTGGATCAAGCTGTTGGTGTGCTCATCTTCTGTCCAGTCATCAAGGATGATATCTGAAATAAGATTCGCTTCCTCCGGTACATTATAGTTACTCTCATCCCTGTACGGATTCTTAGCAGGGAAAAGATTATTCTCTATGTTTTGGTGGTTAAACTTCACTCCTTTGCTGATGATTTCATCACCAAATTTGTGCTTAACACCCAAAGAGGTCATACCTTCCAGTATGCTGACCAATTTATTGATCATCTTAGCCCTTACTCCAAGAAGTTCCTTTGTGTAAGTTTGCTTGAGTTTTTCTACTTCCGCTTTGGCTTTTGCACGAAGGTCCTTGTCCTTTTTAGGTCTGGAGAACAACTTGGTTTCGATCACCACACCATTAAGGGATGGAGAGGCCTTAAGTGAGGCATCTTTCACATCTCCAGCTTTGTCACCAAAGATCGCTCTAAGGAGCTTTTCCTCAGGAGTAGGATCTGTTTCTCCTTTTGGTGTAATCTTACCGATAATGATATCTCCCTCTTTCAGTTCAGCACCGATACGGATAATACCATTTTCGTCCAAGTTTTTAACGGCCTCTTCTGATACGTTTGGAATTTCAGAGGTCAATTCCTCCTCACCACGCTTAGTATCCCTCACTTCTAGTTGGAACTCTTCCACGTGGATGGAAGTAAAGATATCTTCACGAACGACACGCTCGGAAATTACAATTGCATCCTCAAAGTTATATCCTTGCCATGGCATGTAAGCCACTTTAAGGTTTTTACCCAAAGCCAGTTCACCTTGGTTGGTTGAATATCCTTCTACCAGTACCTGTCCTTTGGTAACACGCTGGCCCTTCAGCACTAAAGGCGTCAGGTTAATGGTCGTATCTTGGTTAGTTCTTCTGAACTTGATAAGGTCATAAGCCTTATATTCATCACTGAAGTTCACCAATAGCTCATCGTCACTCAAGTCATACTTAATGACAATTTTCTTTGCATCCACAAAATCCACTACGCCATCAGCCTCGGCAATAATCAATGAACGGGAGTCCACTGCAGCCTTTGCTTCAAGTCCGGTACCTACGATCGGCGATTCAGCTTTCAGAAGCGGTACGGCTTGGCGCTGCATATTGGATCCCATCAGGGCACGGTTGGCATCATCATGCTCCAAGAAAGGAATCAAGGAAGCGGCCACAGATACAATCTGGTTTGGCGCTACGTCCATATAACTGATTTCCTTCGGCTCGAGCACAGGGAAGTCACCTTCATAGCGCGCCTTTACACGGTCATTCACAAAGCTGCCATCAGCCTCCAATGGCGCATTGGCCTGTGCAATGTTATTATTGTCCTCTTCTTCAGCAGTAAGGAAAACGATATCTTCTGTCTTCATACCGGCCTTTCCTGCCTTCACCTTTCTGTATGGTGTTTCCAAGAAGCCCATGGAGTTCACTTTGGCATGCACACAAAGGGAGGAAATCAATCCAATATTTGGCCCCTCTGGTGTCTCAATGGTACACAGACGACCATAGTGGGTATAGTGAACGTCACGTACCTCAAATCCTGCTCGTTCTCTGGATAGACCACCTGGTCCCAAAGCGGACAACCTACGTTTGTGCGTAAGCTCTGCCAACGGGTTGGTCTGGTCCATAAACTGAGATAGCTGGTTAGTTCCGAAGAAAGAGTTGATCACTGAGGAAAGAGTCCTTGCATTGATCAGGTCCACGGGCTTAAAGTCCTCGTTGTCCCTTACATTCATTCTTTCACGGATGGTTCTTGCCATTCTGGCAAGTCCTACACCGAACTGGCTATATAATTGCTCCCCAACGGTTCTTACTCTCCTGTTACTCAAGTGATCAATATCATCGACCACTGCCTTGGAGTTGATAAGACCAATCAGGTATTTTACGATGTTAATAATATCTTCCGTGGTCAGAACAATCTTCTCCGCCTCAATATCAAGACCGAGTTTTTTATTGATTCTGTAACGACCTACTTCACCAAGATCATATCGCTTATCTGAGAAGAACAGGCCATGGATGACCTCTCTTGCAGTGGCCTCATCTGGAGCCTCTGTATTACGCAACTGGCGGTAGATTACCTCAACTGCTTCTTTCTCCGAGTTGGAATTGTCTTTCTGAAGTGTATTATAGATGATGGAATAATCAGCGATGTTTACATCATCACGGTGAAGGATCACACTCTTGGCACCTGAATCAAGGATCAATTCGATATCCTCATCGGTCAGCACAGAATCCCTCTCCAACAATACTTCGTTTCGGTCAATAGAAACTACTTCCCCGGTATCCTCATCTACAAAGTCTTCCACCCAAGTTTTCAAAACACGGGCGGCTAGTTTTCTACCGACAATTTTCTTAAGGTTGGACTTATTGGCTTCAATTTCCTCTGACAGCCCAAATAGATCCAAGATAGCTTTATCCGAACCATAACCAATAGCTCTCAAAAGAGTGGTAACTGGGAATTTCTTCTTTCTGTCAATGTAGGCATACATGACATTGTTGATATCCGTAGCGAATTCTATCCAAGATCCTTTGAAAGGAATAATCCTGGCAGAATACAGCTTGGTACCGTTTGTGTGTTTACTTTGCGCAAAGAACACCCCTGG from Echinicola soli encodes the following:
- the rpoB gene encoding DNA-directed RNA polymerase subunit beta, with translation MAIQNQTERKSFSSIKVVKDYPDFLDIQLQSFKDFFQLDTPAEKRRQDGLFKVFSENFPISDSRENFTLEFIDYTVDPPKYSVGECIDRGLTYSVPLKAKLRLLCSDEDNEDFETIEQEVFLGNLPYMTEKGSFVINGAERVIVSQLHRSPGVFFAQSKHTNGTKLYSARIIPFKGSWIEFATDINNVMYAYIDRKKKFPVTTLLRAIGYGSDKAILDLFGLSEEIEANKSNLKKIVGRKLAARVLKTWVEDFVDEDTGEVVSIDRNEVLLERDSVLTDEDIELILDSGAKSVILHRDDVNIADYSIIYNTLQKDNSNSEKEAVEVIYRQLRNTEAPDEATAREVIHGLFFSDKRYDLGEVGRYRINKKLGLDIEAEKIVLTTEDIINIVKYLIGLINSKAVVDDIDHLSNRRVRTVGEQLYSQFGVGLARMARTIRERMNVRDNEDFKPVDLINARTLSSVINSFFGTNQLSQFMDQTNPLAELTHKRRLSALGPGGLSRERAGFEVRDVHYTHYGRLCTIETPEGPNIGLISSLCVHAKVNSMGFLETPYRKVKAGKAGMKTEDIVFLTAEEEDNNNIAQANAPLEADGSFVNDRVKARYEGDFPVLEPKEISYMDVAPNQIVSVAASLIPFLEHDDANRALMGSNMQRQAVPLLKAESPIVGTGLEAKAAVDSRSLIIAEADGVVDFVDAKKIVIKYDLSDDELLVNFSDEYKAYDLIKFRRTNQDTTINLTPLVLKGQRVTKGQVLVEGYSTNQGELALGKNLKVAYMPWQGYNFEDAIVISERVVREDIFTSIHVEEFQLEVRDTKRGEEELTSEIPNVSEEAVKNLDENGIIRIGAELKEGDIIIGKITPKGETDPTPEEKLLRAIFGDKAGDVKDASLKASPSLNGVVIETKLFSRPKKDKDLRAKAKAEVEKLKQTYTKELLGVRAKMINKLVSILEGMTSLGVKHKFGDEIISKGVKFNHQNIENNLFPAKNPYRDESNYNVPEEANLISDIILDDWTEDEHTNSLIQQLVKNYTNTRNEISGRFKRDRFTLEVGDELPAGIVRLAKVYVAKKRKLKVGDKMAGRHGNKGIVAKIVRDEDMPFLEDGTPMDIVLNPLGVPSRMNIGQIFETVLAWAGQKLNKKYATPIFDGATTEEVAAELDLAGLPSFGRTYLYDGLTGKQFDQPVTVGIAYMLKLGHLVDDKMHARSIGPYSLITQQPLGGKAQFGGQRFGEMEVWALEAFGASHVLQEILTVKSDDVIGRAKAYESIVKGENLPKPNIPESFNVLVHELRGLALEITLD